One uncultured Acidilobus sp. JCHS genomic window carries:
- a CDS encoding cytidine deaminase, homotetrameric, which produces MQEVPQDLLEAALSIIKNAYAPYSGYRVAAAVRASSGRVYRGVNVENSSYGLTVCAERVAIFNAVTEGERSIKEVLVLVERGPPAPPCGACLQVISEFGDDNTVIYSASLEGGVMKWRLKDLLPFRFGASYLRAQK; this is translated from the coding sequence ATGCAGGAGGTCCCTCAGGACCTGCTGGAGGCCGCGCTTTCTATAATAAAGAACGCCTATGCCCCCTACTCGGGCTATAGGGTAGCCGCTGCCGTCAGGGCCTCCTCGGGCAGGGTTTACCGGGGAGTTAACGTCGAGAACTCAAGCTACGGCCTCACGGTGTGCGCTGAGCGGGTGGCGATATTTAACGCCGTAACTGAGGGCGAGAGGTCCATTAAGGAGGTGTTAGTGCTCGTTGAGAGGGGTCCTCCAGCCCCGCCCTGCGGGGCCTGCCTCCAGGTGATATCGGAGTTTGGCGATGATAATACCGTCATCTACTCCGCGTCCCTTGAGGGGGGAGTCATGAAGTGGAGGCTCAAGGACCTCCTCCCGTT